The following are encoded in a window of Thermococcus sp. MV5 genomic DNA:
- a CDS encoding alpha-ketoacid dehydrogenase subunit beta, which translates to MAVVREITFAEALNEALDYEMSKDPKVVVMGEDVGRYGGIFGVTKGLIDKYGDERVKDTPIAESGFIGTGVGAAAAGLLRPVVELMFIDFLGVAYDQIYNQAAKMKYMFGGKAKIPIVIRTVSGAGASAAAQHSQSLHALFIHVPGLKVVMPSTPYDAKGLLISSIEDDDPVIFIEHKMLYGIKGPVPEEAYSIPLGEADVKKEGKDVTVVATALMVHRALEAANKLEDEGISVEVIDPRSLVPLDVETILNSIKKTGRLVVVDEAYPRCSFATDIAALALNKAFDSLKAPVKLVTAPATPVPFSPALEKEWMPSTEKIERAIRDVL; encoded by the coding sequence ATGGCAGTGGTAAGGGAAATCACCTTTGCAGAAGCCCTTAATGAAGCACTAGACTACGAAATGTCCAAGGATCCAAAGGTTGTTGTGATGGGTGAAGACGTGGGAAGATATGGAGGTATCTTTGGTGTTACAAAGGGGCTCATTGATAAGTATGGAGATGAAAGAGTTAAAGATACACCCATAGCAGAAAGCGGATTTATAGGAACGGGAGTAGGAGCCGCTGCAGCAGGTTTGCTAAGACCTGTTGTGGAGCTCATGTTCATAGACTTTCTTGGAGTGGCATATGACCAAATCTACAACCAAGCGGCTAAAATGAAGTATATGTTTGGAGGAAAGGCCAAGATTCCAATAGTGATTAGAACGGTCTCTGGAGCAGGAGCAAGCGCTGCAGCACAACACTCTCAATCGTTGCATGCACTCTTTATCCACGTTCCGGGATTAAAAGTGGTTATGCCATCCACTCCATATGATGCCAAAGGGTTGCTAATATCTTCAATTGAGGATGATGATCCAGTAATTTTCATCGAACATAAGATGCTCTATGGAATTAAAGGGCCTGTTCCAGAGGAGGCTTATTCAATTCCTCTTGGCGAGGCTGATGTTAAGAAAGAGGGGAAGGATGTTACAGTTGTAGCAACAGCTTTAATGGTTCACAGAGCCCTAGAAGCTGCGAATAAACTTGAAGATGAGGGAATAAGTGTTGAAGTCATTGATCCAAGAAGTCTTGTGCCGTTAGATGTCGAAACTATTCTCAATTCCATAAAGAAAACTGGAAGGCTTGTTGTTGTTGATGAGGCCTATCCAAGGTGCAGTTTTGCCACGGATATAGCAGCCTTGGCCCTTAATAAAGCCTTCGATAGCTTAAAAGCACCCGTTAAGCTTGTCACAGCCCCAGCAACTCCGGTTCCCTTCAGTCCTGCCTTGGAGAAAGAGTGGATGCCAAGCACTGAAAAGATTGAAAGGGCAATTCGGGACGTTCTTTGA
- a CDS encoding DUF6506 family protein, with translation MGRLKAAFIFVAPEAEPEKHRAIISTPVVELHVVGVKNYDEACKVAKKLVNDGIGAIELCGGFGHEGVAKIVEAVEGKVPVGVVRFDVHPGLEGKSGDEIFG, from the coding sequence ATGGGAAGGCTTAAAGCGGCTTTTATATTTGTAGCTCCTGAAGCGGAGCCTGAGAAGCATAGGGCAATTATTTCAACGCCTGTGGTAGAGCTTCACGTGGTTGGAGTTAAAAATTATGATGAGGCCTGCAAAGTTGCAAAGAAACTTGTAAATGATGGTATAGGGGCAATTGAACTATGTGGCGGCTTTGGCCATGAAGGTGTTGCAAAAATTGTGGAAGCAGTGGAGGGAAAAGTCCCGGTGGGAGTTGTTAGATTTGATGTTCATCCGGGGCTTGAGGGAAAAAGTGGGGATGAAATATTTGGATGA
- a CDS encoding PPC domain-containing DNA-binding protein, which produces MYIKRDNEYVIVKLERNEDLLDGLTKVAKSENIKAGMIISGIGMLKDLEMGYYTGTEYERKKFEGIYEIVSITGYLQETAPRVHVHVSIADKNNKVYGGHLLSGKCNPYAIIAIISYNKLSFKRVYVEKAKRMETEIYDV; this is translated from the coding sequence ATGTATATTAAGAGAGATAATGAGTACGTAATAGTAAAACTAGAAAGAAATGAAGACCTTCTAGATGGATTAACAAAAGTGGCAAAAAGTGAAAACATCAAAGCCGGCATGATTATCTCAGGTATTGGAATGTTAAAAGACCTAGAAATGGGATACTACACTGGTACTGAATACGAACGGAAAAAATTTGAAGGAATTTATGAAATAGTCTCAATAACAGGATATCTACAAGAGACTGCTCCAAGAGTCCACGTTCACGTAAGTATTGCTGATAAAAACAATAAGGTGTATGGAGGGCACTTGCTTAGTGGAAAATGCAATCCCTATGCAATAATAGCAATTATTTCATACAACAAGCTAAGCTTCAAGAGAGTTTATGTAGAAAAAGCAAAAAGAATGGAAACTGAGATATACGATGTTTAA
- a CDS encoding PEP-utilizing enzyme translates to MGLFSRKKEEEKKEEYALGSKVIEKFLGDDYFPVKWGENWDKDLNVEWITVLKEHEKDLHWWRSDLHNPHPALPIMELFTWWDAKLIKSCEYMYRRFWSPTGRAWPAKVVNGYVYTTIIPRTDPDELRISGKYFMKILPIYADIFLDQWEKRYVPEIKKNLEFIFNYPYEEASLGELMWLLEEMIDIYDRHWKLHWILNFAQFASFLDFRETVRQILGDEKYNTPEVQDLLARILVSTDDVNWDSLKVLYEIKEVVKGNSAVRTLFESPKTDEEVWEELQKLEEGKEIYERIVKFLKEYGRKSLYVYEYDLPTWEEYPPTVIAQLRTYLAMDYDFYADKEWIITDQKEAIEKLMEMIPEDKKELVKEKMERAIRMAPLTPNHHFYIDQQTNAAAKYVLRELGKKFVKEGLLEEPYDILYLKYDEIRTLFADPSEIDAKALVKQRKEEREKAKELIPAPYVGTITEWSIKEEPYKQGLWGWSLEKLQQEKETYELAKTGKAKILKGLAAGAPKVIEGVVKVVEGPHEFDKVEDGDILVCDITSPAWISVYPKIKGVITNSGGLSSHPAIVSREFGIPCVVSTRIATRMLKDGMKVRLDGVNGIVTVLEEE, encoded by the coding sequence GTGGGACTGTTTTCTAGAAAAAAGGAAGAAGAGAAAAAAGAAGAGTATGCACTTGGGTCCAAAGTTATAGAAAAGTTTCTAGGAGATGACTACTTTCCAGTAAAGTGGGGTGAAAACTGGGACAAAGATCTAAATGTCGAATGGATAACTGTTTTGAAGGAACACGAAAAAGATCTACACTGGTGGAGAAGCGATTTACACAATCCACATCCAGCTTTGCCAATAATGGAACTTTTCACTTGGTGGGATGCAAAACTCATAAAGAGTTGTGAATATATGTACAGGAGATTTTGGTCTCCTACTGGAAGAGCATGGCCAGCAAAAGTGGTTAATGGATATGTTTATACTACGATAATTCCACGTACAGACCCGGATGAGCTAAGAATATCTGGAAAATATTTCATGAAAATATTGCCAATATATGCCGACATCTTCTTAGATCAGTGGGAGAAGAGATATGTCCCCGAAATCAAGAAGAATCTAGAGTTTATATTCAACTACCCCTACGAGGAAGCTTCATTAGGGGAGCTAATGTGGCTTTTAGAAGAGATGATAGACATCTATGATAGACATTGGAAGCTTCACTGGATACTGAACTTTGCCCAATTCGCATCCTTCCTGGACTTCAGAGAAACCGTTCGCCAGATACTTGGTGATGAGAAATACAATACTCCCGAGGTGCAAGACTTACTTGCAAGAATATTAGTTTCTACAGATGACGTCAATTGGGACTCTCTAAAGGTATTATATGAGATCAAAGAAGTTGTTAAGGGTAATTCTGCAGTAAGAACATTATTTGAATCTCCAAAGACTGACGAAGAGGTTTGGGAAGAGCTGCAAAAATTAGAAGAAGGTAAAGAAATATATGAAAGAATCGTCAAATTCCTAAAAGAATATGGAAGAAAGTCATTGTATGTATATGAGTACGATCTTCCTACCTGGGAGGAATACCCACCCACAGTCATTGCCCAGCTAAGAACATACCTTGCGATGGACTATGATTTCTACGCAGATAAAGAATGGATTATAACAGACCAAAAAGAAGCAATAGAAAAACTAATGGAAATGATACCCGAAGATAAGAAAGAACTAGTAAAAGAGAAAATGGAGAGGGCTATTAGAATGGCGCCACTAACACCAAACCACCACTTCTACATTGACCAACAAACAAACGCAGCCGCAAAATACGTACTTAGAGAGTTGGGAAAGAAGTTTGTAAAAGAAGGCCTGTTAGAAGAGCCCTACGACATACTTTACCTGAAGTATGATGAGATAAGAACACTATTCGCAGATCCCTCAGAAATTGATGCCAAAGCTTTAGTCAAGCAAAGGAAAGAAGAAAGAGAAAAAGCTAAAGAACTTATCCCAGCTCCTTATGTAGGTACCATTACAGAATGGTCCATCAAAGAAGAGCCATACAAGCAGGGACTATGGGGATGGAGCCTTGAAAAACTGCAACAAGAAAAAGAAACGTATGAGCTTGCAAAGACTGGTAAGGCCAAAATATTAAAAGGTCTCGCAGCAGGGGCACCAAAGGTAATAGAAGGAGTCGTTAAAGTAGTAGAGGGACCACATGAATTCGACAAAGTTGAAGATGGAGACATTCTTGTTTGTGACATAACAAGTCCAGCATGGATTTCAGTATATCCAAAAATAAAGGGAGTAATAACAAACAGTGGAGGATTGTCCTCTCACCCAGCAATAGTTTCAAGAGAATTTGGTATCCCCTGTGTAGTGAGCACAAGAATAGCTACCAGGATGCTCAAAGATGGTATGAAAGTGCGCTTGGATGGAGTAAATGGTATAGTGACTGTTTTGGAGGAAGAATGA
- a CDS encoding Tm-1-like ATP-binding domain-containing protein — protein MKIGGTRVCIIGTFDTKGIEARYLKERIKLYAGMPILIDISLKKYTSSIVSPDIPNHAVAQEGGSTIEEVSRKNRIEAQEIMIKGAVKILNNLLREKKVDGVIAFGGSVGTGMGIKILKSLPLFIPKYLITTLPQEVSSKTAGSDIKIWWSVSDISGGNTINTIEATVLNQAAAAIMGELKAKSVKIPRKPIIVATQFGTTTQHLLMGKSILENEFEVISFHAVGLSGGYIMEEFVRGEERVVAVYDLTTHEIVDEIAGGILIASHEGKLRLRAAIERKIPHIILPGGLDQIVFGPPNTIPYKYRKRLFYEHSKGMVTLMRANEREMYQSGKLIAERVNDAEAPVIIIIPIRGFSAYDQDPLLPNSSGVYCQKIKNGKLVQTTIPWWNPHSDMMLWKGIMENIDLTNPNVTVIPSDAHINDPELVHFVTQILIETIKDRWKGWRYQNNKLYVKDPYPKFQALVSYYKGYFKVKNNKK, from the coding sequence ATGAAAATAGGTGGGACAAGGGTATGCATCATTGGTACATTTGATACAAAAGGTATAGAAGCTAGATATCTGAAAGAGAGAATAAAACTTTATGCCGGGATGCCTATTTTAATTGACATTTCTCTCAAAAAATACACTTCCTCCATAGTATCCCCTGATATCCCCAACCATGCTGTGGCCCAAGAAGGAGGAAGTACAATTGAGGAAGTTTCTAGGAAAAATCGAATAGAAGCCCAAGAGATTATGATCAAAGGAGCTGTAAAGATACTGAATAATCTCTTAAGAGAAAAGAAAGTAGATGGGGTTATCGCATTTGGAGGTTCGGTAGGAACAGGCATGGGTATCAAGATACTCAAAAGTTTACCATTATTTATTCCTAAATATTTAATAACAACACTGCCTCAAGAAGTTTCCTCCAAGACCGCTGGAAGTGACATTAAGATCTGGTGGTCTGTCTCAGATATCTCCGGAGGGAACACAATAAACACTATAGAAGCAACAGTCCTTAATCAAGCTGCGGCTGCTATTATGGGAGAACTAAAAGCAAAATCAGTGAAAATCCCCAGAAAACCAATTATTGTAGCGACACAGTTTGGAACTACTACGCAACACTTATTGATGGGTAAAAGTATCCTAGAAAATGAGTTTGAAGTAATTTCTTTCCATGCCGTGGGACTTTCTGGTGGATATATTATGGAAGAGTTCGTTAGAGGTGAAGAAAGGGTAGTTGCAGTTTATGATCTAACAACTCACGAGATAGTAGATGAGATTGCAGGTGGAATCTTAATAGCAAGTCATGAGGGGAAACTAAGACTAAGAGCGGCTATTGAAAGAAAGATACCTCATATAATCCTTCCAGGGGGACTAGATCAAATTGTTTTCGGACCTCCCAATACCATTCCATATAAATACAGAAAACGCCTTTTTTACGAACATAGCAAAGGAATGGTAACTTTGATGCGAGCAAATGAGAGAGAAATGTATCAATCAGGAAAATTAATTGCAGAAAGAGTTAACGATGCTGAAGCCCCCGTAATAATCATAATTCCAATCCGTGGGTTCAGTGCCTATGACCAAGACCCTCTTCTTCCCAACTCCTCGGGAGTTTACTGTCAAAAAATCAAAAATGGCAAATTAGTACAAACCACTATACCATGGTGGAATCCCCATTCTGATATGATGCTGTGGAAAGGAATAATGGAAAATATAGATTTAACAAACCCAAATGTAACTGTCATACCTTCGGATGCCCACATCAATGATCCAGAGCTTGTACATTTTGTTACACAGATTCTAATAGAAACTATAAAAGATAGATGGAAAGGATGGAGATACCAAAACAATAAGTTATATGTAAAGGACCCATATCCCAAGTTTCAAGCATTAGTATCATATTATAAAGGTTATTTTAAGGTGAAAAATAACAAAAAATGA
- a CDS encoding malate dehydrogenase yields MKIGFVGTGRVGSTIAFTCIQQLDVDEIALVDIVENLAIGEAMDLSHAAAGLDRYPKIVGGGDYKLLRGSDIIVVTAGLGRTPDMTRLDLATKNAGIIKSVAKKIVQNSPESKILVITNPVDLMTYVMWKETRKPRNEVFGMGNTLDSMRLKRILYEFTTKKIKKAWILGEHGNSMFISKGLIDVESVPDLDKILSNVRFAAAEVIRKKGATFYGPAIAAYRMINAVLNDTKEEIPASVVLDGEFGLKDIAIGVPIILGKNGVEKIVEYELTQEDLKNLRNSASLLKEKLKELGY; encoded by the coding sequence GTGAAAATTGGATTTGTGGGTACAGGTAGGGTGGGCTCAACAATAGCGTTTACTTGTATTCAACAATTAGATGTAGATGAAATTGCCCTCGTTGATATTGTTGAAAACTTGGCAATTGGAGAAGCTATGGATTTAAGTCATGCGGCGGCTGGTCTTGATAGATATCCAAAAATTGTAGGAGGGGGTGACTATAAACTTCTTAGAGGGAGTGACATAATAGTAGTAACCGCAGGATTGGGAAGGACACCCGACATGACAAGACTAGATTTAGCCACAAAGAATGCGGGTATTATTAAAAGTGTAGCAAAGAAAATAGTGCAGAATTCTCCTGAAAGTAAAATATTAGTAATAACGAATCCTGTTGATTTAATGACATATGTCATGTGGAAGGAGACTAGAAAACCACGAAATGAAGTCTTTGGGATGGGAAATACACTGGATTCAATGCGTCTTAAAAGGATCCTCTATGAATTTACTACTAAAAAGATAAAAAAAGCTTGGATACTGGGAGAACATGGAAATAGCATGTTTATATCCAAAGGTTTGATAGATGTTGAGAGCGTGCCTGATTTGGATAAAATACTCTCTAACGTCCGATTTGCAGCAGCAGAGGTTATAAGAAAAAAAGGAGCCACATTTTACGGTCCAGCAATCGCAGCATATAGGATGATAAACGCTGTTCTAAATGATACAAAGGAAGAGATACCTGCTAGTGTAGTCCTAGATGGGGAATTTGGGCTTAAGGATATTGCAATAGGTGTTCCTATTATTCTCGGGAAAAATGGCGTGGAAAAAATTGTGGAGTATGAGCTTACTCAAGAGGACTTAAAAAACCTAAGAAATTCTGCAAGTCTGTTAAAAGAAAAATTAAAGGAGCTAGGATATTAA
- a CDS encoding cupin domain-containing protein, with product MAAIKIWEVPGVTVPKPNERVLKVLFSPNVGNKDLTLLVSLIYPHSTTGAHTHDVDEYMYIASGHGVAISEEGEVEVHPDMLVYAPAGVKHEMKNTSDETLKLICVYVPALKASGYFEEAENKAKEFLSDKI from the coding sequence ATGGCGGCTATAAAAATTTGGGAAGTTCCGGGAGTAACTGTTCCGAAACCAAATGAAAGAGTGCTAAAAGTGCTGTTTTCCCCCAATGTCGGCAACAAAGACCTTACCCTATTAGTATCCCTGATATACCCGCACAGCACTACTGGGGCTCACACCCACGATGTAGATGAATACATGTATATTGCCTCAGGGCATGGAGTAGCAATTTCAGAGGAAGGTGAAGTAGAAGTCCATCCTGATATGCTCGTATATGCCCCAGCAGGAGTAAAACACGAGATGAAAAATACTAGCGACGAGACACTAAAACTGATCTGTGTTTACGTACCAGCACTCAAGGCCTCGGGATATTTTGAAGAAGCCGAAAATAAGGCTAAGGAGTTCCTTAGTGATAAGATTTGA
- a CDS encoding LeuA family protein: MDLPNKEKWDTEKYWLTPYNWIEEVRSKITPPERVVLHDATIREGQQMPGVAFKRDEIVMIAKALDELGIDRIELIPFLSKDDEEAAKELVNMGLNAKLLSFVSWKKEDTDLALKLDLEGIVLDFVGNPWQGKVFWNLKPEEIIERGLNAALYAKEHGLYVVAMPWDDFKAPLEFVEKNVKALVEAHVDRITICDTYGDALPWAMEYVMKRLKEAAGKTPLELHIHNDFGLATAGALVAVASGIEGLHVTVNGLGERVGLLSLEEIAVALEFLLGVKTNIKLEKLYEVSKIVEEISKVKVAVNKPIVGENQFKYTAGWITWMHRKAREAGKLTGMLPFMPEAVGRKLEYVVSKGSGTSFVAERLAELGITVEDPEVMRKIAYKVKETANTLKSTVSDSLLIRIAREVLEKEGK, from the coding sequence TTGGATTTGCCAAATAAAGAAAAATGGGATACCGAAAAGTATTGGTTGACCCCTTACAATTGGATTGAGGAAGTACGCTCCAAAATAACTCCCCCTGAAAGAGTAGTACTACATGATGCCACAATTAGAGAAGGCCAACAAATGCCAGGAGTGGCCTTTAAGAGAGATGAGATAGTGATGATTGCAAAGGCTCTAGATGAGCTTGGCATAGACAGAATAGAACTAATCCCCTTCCTTTCAAAGGATGATGAAGAGGCCGCAAAAGAGTTAGTAAATATGGGCCTCAATGCAAAGCTTCTCTCCTTTGTAAGCTGGAAAAAAGAAGACACAGATTTAGCTTTAAAACTTGACTTAGAAGGGATTGTCTTGGATTTTGTTGGAAATCCTTGGCAAGGGAAGGTATTCTGGAATTTAAAGCCAGAAGAAATTATTGAAAGAGGCCTTAACGCTGCATTATACGCAAAGGAACATGGCCTTTATGTAGTGGCAATGCCTTGGGACGACTTCAAGGCCCCCCTAGAGTTTGTAGAAAAGAACGTAAAAGCATTAGTAGAGGCTCATGTAGACAGGATTACCATATGTGACACGTATGGAGACGCCCTTCCCTGGGCCATGGAATACGTGATGAAACGGCTTAAAGAGGCTGCTGGTAAGACTCCCTTAGAACTACACATACACAATGACTTTGGGTTAGCAACTGCTGGTGCTTTAGTCGCCGTAGCTTCTGGAATTGAAGGACTTCATGTAACAGTTAACGGCCTTGGAGAGAGAGTTGGTTTGTTATCGCTAGAGGAAATTGCAGTTGCATTAGAATTTTTACTTGGTGTAAAGACAAATATAAAGCTAGAAAAACTATATGAAGTCTCGAAAATCGTTGAAGAGATATCAAAAGTAAAAGTCGCAGTAAACAAACCCATAGTTGGAGAGAACCAATTCAAATACACAGCTGGATGGATCACTTGGATGCACAGAAAAGCAAGAGAAGCAGGTAAGCTTACGGGAATGCTCCCATTCATGCCTGAAGCAGTTGGAAGAAAATTGGAATATGTAGTTTCAAAAGGAAGTGGAACTTCATTTGTTGCAGAAAGGTTGGCAGAATTGGGGATTACAGTAGAAGATCCTGAAGTTATGAGAAAAATAGCATATAAAGTTAAAGAGACAGCTAACACTCTAAAAAGTACTGTATCCGACTCTTTATTGATAAGAATTGCAAGAGAAGTTTTAGAAAAGGAGGGAAAGTAA
- a CDS encoding DUF169 domain-containing protein produces the protein MKDTNTKEISEELEQRIKPKGAPIAFKMVKTHEISKYKAIKKLRRKLTLCQVLKLVAIHEKTYRVDSRSLAACVFGPYILGFEGLPEKLKAKWLLGKKYTEEGYEKMINDIVHLPQGEYQEAIFGPLKDFYRLNISPDGVILTINPTQAYLLLGGYYDSEFKKPISAFNGHAACEIVAALVLGNHPWINIPCGGARAMAHVQDDEIWFGMSVKELESALTRIKEIDAKYPPQIYPLLTAGPHPRHPWTKLLGKDDV, from the coding sequence GTGAAAGATACGAACACAAAAGAGATTTCAGAGGAACTTGAACAGCGAATCAAACCTAAAGGTGCCCCTATAGCATTTAAGATGGTAAAAACCCATGAAATCTCAAAATACAAAGCCATCAAAAAACTAAGACGGAAACTAACCCTATGCCAGGTTTTAAAGTTAGTAGCAATACACGAGAAGACGTATAGAGTTGACAGCAGAAGCTTAGCCGCGTGTGTTTTTGGACCTTATATTCTTGGATTTGAGGGACTTCCTGAAAAATTAAAAGCAAAATGGCTTTTAGGTAAGAAATATACTGAAGAAGGTTACGAAAAAATGATAAACGATATTGTCCATCTCCCACAGGGAGAATATCAAGAAGCTATTTTTGGCCCATTAAAGGATTTCTATCGTCTAAATATTAGTCCAGATGGCGTTATATTAACAATTAATCCTACTCAAGCCTATCTACTTCTGGGAGGCTATTATGACTCGGAGTTCAAAAAACCGATTTCTGCATTCAATGGCCATGCCGCATGTGAGATTGTAGCAGCTCTTGTCTTAGGGAATCATCCCTGGATCAATATTCCCTGCGGAGGAGCGAGAGCTATGGCACATGTCCAGGATGATGAAATTTGGTTTGGAATGAGTGTCAAGGAGTTAGAAAGTGCACTAACCAGGATAAAAGAAATTGATGCAAAGTATCCTCCTCAGATATATCCTCTACTCACGGCCGGTCCTCATCCACGTCATCCATGGACAAAATTGCTTGGAAAGGATGATGTTTAG
- a CDS encoding aldehyde ferredoxin oxidoreductase family protein gives MEWFGYTGKILNVDLSENKLEVLEADPKIYEKYMGGTGYAAHIIHENLKKIKDPEDESNIMVFATGPLTIDGIPNGGRVTVGSISPETGIWGETHIGTRFAIEMKKAGFDAIIVKGKAEKPVYLFLHDGNAEIRDASKYWGRDIHETIESLRKDLNDSTIKALAIGPAGEKKVKISIIANEEGFGGRCGLGAVMGSKNLKAIVAKGTQTIPVAYPEELKEFLKELIKKLTKGGTGLRRYGSAGGVKGYHVLGNLPIRNFLWGKWDDEKVAKISGESLTENYLKSPFACTFCPIACKRLVEVKNGKYFKEFVGLGPEYETVGLLGSNLLVDDLEAIIKANNMCDRLGLDTISTGNVIGFLFDAAERGIVDKNLEGLTLEWGNAETVHKLIEKIAHREGIGDILAEGVKKAAEKLGAPELAVEIKGLEMPAHDGRAYWSHGLSHVTMNRGADHLGWPHMPFKGISVPELGIKAFDNRYIDGDELIETVIKMQNLMIIYDSLIICKYAFAAGLTVTDIIKLLYFVTGKEYTPEKLMEIANRIWKVQRKINNELGITAKDDKLPLRMATPHANRTDTQVPPIEKWLPRYYELRGLTEDGIVKEID, from the coding sequence ATGGAATGGTTTGGATATACTGGAAAAATACTAAATGTTGATTTGAGTGAAAACAAACTCGAGGTTCTAGAGGCCGATCCCAAAATCTATGAGAAATATATGGGTGGAACTGGATACGCTGCCCATATCATACATGAGAATCTTAAAAAGATTAAAGATCCCGAGGATGAGTCCAACATAATGGTTTTTGCTACTGGTCCTTTAACCATCGATGGAATTCCTAATGGAGGAAGAGTAACTGTCGGCTCTATTTCTCCAGAAACTGGAATATGGGGTGAGACCCATATTGGAACAAGGTTTGCGATCGAAATGAAAAAAGCAGGATTTGACGCAATAATTGTAAAAGGAAAAGCTGAAAAACCTGTTTACTTATTCCTCCATGATGGAAACGCAGAGATTAGAGATGCAAGCAAATATTGGGGTAGGGATATACACGAAACAATAGAGTCCCTCAGAAAGGACTTAAACGACTCAACAATAAAGGCCCTAGCTATAGGGCCTGCTGGAGAGAAGAAGGTTAAAATTTCTATTATAGCAAACGAAGAGGGATTTGGAGGAAGGTGCGGTCTCGGAGCAGTGATGGGGTCAAAGAACCTCAAGGCCATAGTAGCAAAAGGCACACAAACAATTCCCGTTGCTTATCCAGAGGAACTAAAAGAATTCCTAAAAGAATTGATAAAGAAGCTAACAAAAGGTGGAACTGGACTAAGAAGATATGGAAGCGCTGGAGGAGTAAAAGGATATCATGTGCTCGGGAATCTCCCTATTAGAAACTTTCTTTGGGGCAAGTGGGATGATGAAAAAGTTGCTAAGATCAGTGGAGAGAGTTTAACAGAAAACTACCTTAAGAGTCCGTTCGCATGTACATTCTGTCCAATTGCATGTAAAAGGCTTGTGGAAGTAAAGAATGGAAAATATTTCAAAGAATTTGTTGGATTAGGGCCAGAATATGAAACTGTGGGCCTTTTAGGTTCAAACTTGTTAGTAGATGACTTAGAGGCAATTATCAAAGCCAATAACATGTGTGATAGACTAGGATTAGACACGATTTCAACCGGAAACGTCATTGGATTCCTTTTTGATGCAGCAGAAAGAGGAATAGTAGACAAGAATCTCGAAGGCCTAACCCTAGAATGGGGAAACGCAGAAACAGTGCACAAACTGATTGAAAAAATTGCCCACAGAGAGGGAATAGGAGATATCTTGGCAGAAGGTGTTAAAAAAGCTGCAGAGAAACTAGGAGCTCCTGAACTTGCGGTAGAAATAAAGGGTCTAGAAATGCCCGCCCATGATGGTAGAGCCTACTGGTCCCATGGACTAAGCCACGTAACTATGAATCGTGGTGCAGACCATTTAGGATGGCCCCATATGCCATTTAAAGGCATTTCCGTGCCTGAACTTGGCATAAAAGCCTTTGACAATAGATACATCGATGGCGATGAATTGATTGAAACTGTAATAAAAATGCAGAACTTAATGATAATCTACGACTCGTTGATTATCTGCAAATATGCCTTTGCCGCTGGTTTGACTGTAACAGACATAATAAAGCTTCTTTACTTTGTTACAGGAAAAGAATACACTCCTGAGAAATTAATGGAAATTGCAAATAGAATATGGAAAGTACAGAGAAAGATAAACAACGAACTAGGCATAACTGCTAAAGACGATAAGTTACCCCTTAGAATGGCAACACCTCATGCAAACAGGACGGATACACAAGTTCCACCCATAGAAAAATGGCTACCAAGATACTACGAGTTAAGAGGACTAACTGAAGATGGGATTGTAAAAGAGATCGACTGA
- a CDS encoding 4Fe-4S dicluster domain-containing protein: protein MKGMLVFYPEKCSGCNVCSIVCSAYHLGVINPDRSRIRVLRKEQENLDVVNVCVQCEEKFCIQACPFDALSVYPETGAIVVDHDKCTRCRLCIKACPYNGIILDPVLNQITICDLCDGDPQCAKYCPTEAIQFVHPLASKVAHEQNKTIITLTKQIIEDP, encoded by the coding sequence ATGAAGGGAATGTTGGTTTTCTATCCTGAAAAATGCTCAGGATGTAATGTTTGCTCCATAGTGTGTTCAGCTTATCATTTAGGTGTGATAAACCCTGACCGAAGTAGGATTAGAGTCCTTAGAAAGGAACAAGAAAACTTGGACGTTGTAAACGTGTGTGTCCAATGTGAAGAGAAATTCTGTATTCAAGCCTGCCCATTTGATGCATTATCAGTATACCCCGAAACCGGAGCTATCGTTGTGGATCATGACAAATGTACTCGTTGTAGACTGTGTATCAAAGCTTGTCCATACAATGGTATTATCCTAGATCCAGTACTTAACCAGATAACAATATGTGATTTGTGTGATGGGGATCCTCAGTGTGCAAAATACTGCCCGACAGAGGCCATTCAATTCGTTCACCCACTGGCCAGCAAAGTGGCCCATGAACAAAACAAAACAATAATCACGTTGACAAAACAAATCATTGAGGATCCTTGA